From a region of the Myxococcus virescens genome:
- a CDS encoding efflux RND transporter permease subunit has protein sequence MFVDFFIRRPVFAIVCSILLTLVGLIAIPTLPISQYPDLAPPQVTVTSTYVGASAEVVESAVTIPLEQELNGVEGMRYITSTSSNDGTSQITITFEATRDIEVAAVDVQNRVSRAAARLPSQVNQTGIVVNKASSQMLLTVGLFSEDNRYDAKFLSNYADVSLKDAIKRVPGVGDVRIFGERKFSMRLWLDPTELARRKLTPQDVTRALQEQNLQVAAGQIGQPPSTEDQPYQIAVRARGRLVEPAEFGDIVLMRDTDGTSIRVKDVGRVELGAENYGSVLRFNGKTGVGLGIFQLPTANALDVRDGVYAELERLSKQFPPGMQFQTGTDTTLAVRASINEVIKTLVEAIVLVILVIFLFLHGWRSVLITAFTLPVSLIGTFAFVHLMGFSINTLTLFGLTLATGLVVDDAIVVIENIERLMVERRLSPVQAAREGMKEVTGAVIAISVVLVAVFVPVALFPGTTGAIYRQFALTIAASVALSTFCALTLTPALSAKMLKHHHGPKWVFFRWVDKVLDGTKALYGRGLRKLLKRPVLVLVAFLACIGGTVMLFRVAPTGFIPDEDQGYLIISIQGPEGMSLAQTEKVLAEAEAVLQAQPEVRAMFAIGGFSMMGSGPNMGTIFSSLTPWEERKGKDQSVAAMVERLRAPLSRIGGARVMPFQPPAIRGVGSVGGFQYIVEDVDGTSSLDDLAAATQMLVAKANEHEQLRGAFSTFNADTPLLDVEVDRQKAKALGVPIEQVFGTMQVYMGSQYVNDFNYANRTYRVYVQAEQQFRDSPSDIGAFYVRSDTGDMIPLESLVKVEPTVSAQVIRHYNLFRSAEINGQPAPDVSSGQALEAMETLATQHLPQGMSAEWTGISLEQKESGGQTAIIFALGLLFVFLVLAAQYESFSLPLVIIFSVPLAIMGALGLQLARGFANDVFCQVGLVMLVGLASKNAILIVEFAEQLREGGKSTIDAVVEAAEVRLRPILMTSIAFLLGVVPLMMASGAGAASRNSLGTAVFGGMLVSTVVNFVFIPGLYVLMQKLRGEAKRATGEDEAVPTPAASH, from the coding sequence ATGTTCGTCGATTTCTTCATCCGCAGGCCCGTCTTCGCCATCGTCTGCTCCATCCTGCTGACGCTGGTGGGGCTGATTGCCATCCCCACGCTGCCCATCTCCCAGTACCCGGACCTGGCGCCGCCACAAGTCACCGTGACGAGCACCTACGTGGGTGCGAGCGCCGAGGTGGTGGAGAGCGCCGTCACCATCCCGCTGGAGCAGGAGCTCAACGGCGTGGAGGGCATGCGCTACATCACCTCCACCAGCAGCAACGACGGCACCAGCCAGATCACCATCACCTTCGAGGCCACGCGCGACATCGAGGTGGCCGCCGTCGACGTGCAGAACCGCGTCAGCCGCGCCGCGGCGCGCCTGCCCTCGCAGGTGAACCAGACGGGCATCGTCGTCAACAAGGCCTCCAGCCAGATGCTGCTGACGGTGGGCCTGTTCAGCGAGGACAACCGCTACGACGCCAAGTTCCTCAGCAACTACGCCGACGTGAGCCTGAAGGACGCCATCAAGCGCGTGCCCGGCGTGGGTGACGTGCGCATCTTCGGCGAGCGCAAGTTCTCCATGCGCCTGTGGCTGGACCCCACGGAGCTGGCGCGCCGCAAGCTCACGCCCCAGGACGTGACGCGCGCGCTCCAGGAGCAGAACCTCCAGGTGGCCGCGGGTCAGATTGGCCAGCCGCCGTCCACCGAGGACCAGCCCTACCAGATCGCGGTGAGGGCCCGGGGCCGGCTGGTGGAGCCGGCGGAGTTCGGCGACATCGTCCTGATGCGGGACACGGATGGCACGAGCATCCGGGTGAAGGACGTGGGCCGCGTGGAGCTGGGCGCGGAGAACTACGGCTCCGTCCTGCGCTTCAACGGCAAGACGGGCGTGGGCCTGGGCATCTTCCAGCTGCCCACCGCCAACGCGCTGGACGTGCGCGACGGCGTGTACGCGGAGCTCGAGCGGCTGTCGAAGCAGTTCCCGCCCGGCATGCAGTTCCAGACGGGCACCGACACCACCCTGGCCGTCCGCGCCTCCATCAACGAGGTCATCAAGACGCTGGTGGAAGCCATCGTCCTCGTCATCCTCGTCATCTTCCTGTTCCTGCACGGCTGGCGCAGCGTGCTCATCACCGCCTTCACCCTCCCCGTCTCACTGATTGGCACCTTCGCCTTCGTCCACCTGATGGGCTTCTCCATCAACACCCTCACCCTCTTCGGCCTCACGCTGGCCACGGGCCTGGTGGTGGACGACGCCATCGTCGTCATCGAGAACATCGAGCGGTTGATGGTGGAGCGACGCCTGTCCCCCGTACAGGCCGCGCGCGAGGGCATGAAGGAGGTGACCGGCGCGGTCATCGCCATCTCCGTGGTGCTGGTGGCGGTGTTCGTCCCGGTGGCCCTCTTCCCGGGCACCACCGGCGCCATCTACCGGCAGTTCGCGCTGACCATCGCCGCCTCCGTGGCGTTGTCCACCTTCTGCGCCCTCACCCTCACCCCGGCGCTCAGCGCGAAGATGCTGAAGCACCACCACGGACCGAAGTGGGTCTTCTTCCGTTGGGTGGACAAGGTGCTGGACGGGACAAAGGCGCTCTACGGCCGGGGCCTGCGCAAGCTGCTGAAGCGTCCAGTCCTGGTCCTGGTCGCCTTCCTGGCGTGCATCGGCGGCACGGTGATGCTCTTCCGCGTCGCGCCCACGGGCTTCATCCCCGATGAGGACCAGGGCTACCTCATCATCTCCATCCAGGGCCCCGAGGGCATGTCTCTCGCCCAGACGGAGAAGGTGCTGGCGGAGGCGGAGGCGGTCTTGCAGGCGCAGCCCGAGGTGCGCGCCATGTTCGCCATTGGCGGCTTCTCCATGATGGGCAGCGGACCCAACATGGGCACCATCTTCTCGTCGCTGACGCCCTGGGAGGAGCGCAAGGGCAAGGACCAGTCGGTGGCCGCGATGGTGGAGCGGCTGCGTGCCCCGCTGAGCCGCATCGGCGGAGCGCGCGTGATGCCCTTCCAGCCGCCCGCCATCCGAGGCGTCGGCAGCGTGGGCGGCTTCCAGTACATCGTCGAGGACGTCGACGGCACCAGCTCGCTGGATGACCTGGCCGCGGCCACGCAGATGCTGGTGGCGAAGGCCAACGAGCACGAGCAACTGCGCGGTGCCTTCAGCACCTTCAACGCGGACACGCCGCTGCTCGACGTGGAGGTGGACCGGCAGAAGGCGAAGGCGCTCGGCGTGCCGATTGAGCAGGTGTTCGGCACCATGCAGGTCTACATGGGCAGCCAGTACGTCAACGACTTCAACTACGCCAACCGCACCTACCGGGTGTACGTCCAGGCGGAGCAGCAGTTCCGCGACAGCCCGTCGGACATCGGCGCCTTCTACGTGCGCAGCGACACCGGCGACATGATTCCGCTGGAGTCGCTGGTGAAGGTGGAGCCCACCGTGTCCGCCCAGGTCATCCGCCACTACAACCTGTTCCGCTCGGCGGAGATCAACGGGCAGCCGGCGCCAGATGTGTCCTCCGGACAGGCGCTGGAGGCCATGGAAACGCTGGCCACGCAGCACCTGCCTCAGGGCATGAGCGCGGAGTGGACGGGCATCAGCCTGGAACAGAAGGAGAGCGGCGGGCAGACGGCCATCATCTTCGCGCTGGGCCTGCTCTTCGTCTTCCTGGTGCTCGCGGCGCAGTACGAGAGCTTCAGCCTGCCGCTGGTCATCATCTTCTCCGTGCCCCTGGCCATCATGGGCGCGTTGGGGTTGCAGCTGGCGCGAGGGTTCGCCAACGACGTGTTCTGCCAAGTGGGATTGGTGATGCTGGTCGGCCTGGCCAGCAAGAACGCCATCCTCATCGTGGAGTTCGCCGAGCAGCTCCGGGAGGGCGGGAAGAGCACCATCGACGCGGTGGTGGAGGCGGCGGAGGTCCGCCTGCGCCCCATCCTGATGACGTCCATCGCCTTCCTCCTGGGCGTGGTGCCGCTGATGATGGCCTCCGGCGCCGGCGCGGCGTCCCGCAACTCGCTGGGGACGGCGGTGTTCGGCGGCATGCTGGTGTCCACGGTGGTGAACTTCGTGTTCATCCCCGGGCTCTACGTGCTGATGCAGAAGCTCCGCGGCGAGGCGAAGCGGGCCACGGGTGAGGACGAAGCGGTGCCCACGCCCGCCGCGTCCCACTGA
- a CDS encoding efflux RND transporter periplasmic adaptor subunit, whose product MRLVNQMKAMWGVTLLAVVAGCSAQKAAPPAPPPREVEIVTLTPREVRETGEYLGSLMSRQSVNVLPQVAGYVRKIHVRPGDKVEAGAALIEVDSREGTAALDSAQAQLNSTQVSLELARRTLERTEALYKEGLASAQELEQGRAQVEAAQAAARSSAAQVTQRQVQLQYHVVRAPFAGTMGDVLVRLGDYVGMTTPLTSVAQADVLEVSVSVPSPRARSMKPDTALEILDSTGKVLLTSNVFYIAPQADPRTQLVEVKAAFRNTVGLRPSELVRARLVYSARDALQIPALAIVRQSGQPFALVVLAKDGKTVVERRPITLGALGEMAYVVESGLQSGDQVAVSSLQALRDGMAVKPKQANAPNAPTGSGPPRASGNGGGTVGGSR is encoded by the coding sequence GTGCGACTGGTGAATCAGATGAAGGCGATGTGGGGTGTCACCCTGCTGGCGGTGGTGGCGGGCTGTTCGGCCCAGAAGGCCGCCCCGCCGGCTCCTCCGCCCCGCGAGGTGGAAATCGTGACGCTCACCCCGCGCGAGGTGCGCGAAACGGGGGAGTACCTGGGCTCGCTGATGTCGCGGCAGAGCGTCAACGTGCTGCCCCAGGTCGCGGGCTACGTGCGCAAGATTCACGTGCGTCCCGGTGACAAGGTGGAGGCCGGCGCCGCGCTCATCGAGGTGGACTCGCGCGAAGGCACCGCCGCGCTCGACAGCGCGCAGGCGCAGCTCAACTCCACCCAGGTGAGCCTGGAGCTGGCGCGCCGCACGCTGGAGCGCACCGAGGCGCTCTACAAGGAAGGGCTCGCGAGCGCGCAGGAGCTGGAGCAGGGCCGCGCGCAGGTGGAGGCAGCCCAGGCCGCGGCGCGTTCATCCGCCGCGCAGGTGACGCAGCGCCAGGTGCAGCTCCAGTACCACGTGGTGCGCGCGCCCTTCGCCGGCACGATGGGCGACGTGCTGGTGCGGCTGGGTGACTACGTGGGCATGACGACGCCGCTCACCAGCGTGGCGCAGGCGGACGTGCTCGAGGTGAGCGTGTCGGTGCCGTCGCCGCGCGCGCGGTCGATGAAGCCCGACACCGCGCTCGAAATCCTCGACAGCACGGGCAAGGTGCTGCTCACCAGCAACGTCTTCTACATCGCACCCCAGGCGGACCCGCGTACCCAGTTGGTGGAGGTGAAGGCCGCCTTCCGTAACACCGTGGGCCTGCGCCCCAGCGAGTTGGTGCGCGCGCGGCTCGTGTACTCGGCCCGGGATGCGCTGCAGATTCCCGCGCTTGCCATCGTGCGGCAGAGCGGTCAGCCCTTCGCGCTGGTGGTCCTGGCGAAGGACGGGAAGACGGTGGTGGAGCGCCGCCCCATCACGCTCGGCGCGCTGGGCGAGATGGCCTACGTGGTGGAGAGCGGGCTCCAGTCGGGCGACCAGGTCGCCGTGTCCTCGCTGCAAGCGCTGCGTGACGGCATGGCGGTGAAACCCAAGCAGGCCAACGCCCCCAACGCCCCCACTGGCAGCGGCCCGCCCCGGGCCTCTGGCAATGGTGGCGGCACTGTCGGCGGGAGCCGCTGA
- a CDS encoding TolC family protein, producing the protein MASPSVILLALVAASTLTEPSPSIPAPVPFQPKVEDAMLTPVAPAERQVTTWDEALALVRERSTDLRSAEAGVERAAGRSRQALAALLPNARLSSSVGVDLLNPDLPVGAGGTPLVGIGGGDTRGPSTPLLTATANVTQSLVDVSAWRGRASAVAAEEGAAATLGETRRLLTRGLAQVLVSTVAAERAAEINRVGLRQALERFALAQRTYELGAGNQLDVVRVEQDVAVARSALVAGDEQLRRSREALGLAVGFGNAVGVSRDFNLQGLVNETQRACTPLKDMNERTDLVASRAQLESARDSRQQATAGYLPTLGLSSTAVGLTTDPGFGRVAIWSVSAVLSVPIWEGGLRGGLIREREGLERQAAETLESTRRNVSIQVAQARRAVEVAEALVATAVASRDLADRTDRLTRRSFEVGRGSSLELVQSGAALRQAELTLVLREFELVQARLDAFLTEARCDW; encoded by the coding sequence ATGGCCTCCCCTTCCGTCATTCTCTTGGCGCTCGTCGCAGCGTCGACGCTGACCGAGCCGTCACCGTCCATTCCTGCGCCCGTCCCCTTCCAGCCGAAGGTGGAGGACGCGATGCTCACGCCCGTTGCCCCCGCCGAGCGGCAGGTAACGACCTGGGACGAGGCGCTCGCGCTCGTCCGGGAGCGCTCCACCGACCTCCGAAGCGCCGAAGCCGGCGTGGAGCGCGCCGCTGGCCGCTCCCGGCAGGCCCTGGCCGCGCTGCTCCCCAATGCGCGTCTGTCGTCCAGTGTCGGTGTGGACCTCCTCAACCCCGACCTCCCCGTGGGCGCTGGCGGTACGCCACTGGTGGGCATTGGAGGTGGAGACACCCGCGGTCCCTCCACGCCGCTGCTCACCGCCACGGCGAACGTGACGCAATCCCTGGTGGACGTCAGCGCCTGGCGCGGGCGCGCCTCGGCCGTGGCCGCCGAGGAAGGCGCGGCGGCGACGCTGGGCGAGACGCGGCGGCTGCTCACGCGGGGGCTGGCCCAGGTGCTGGTGTCCACGGTGGCGGCGGAGCGGGCGGCGGAGATCAATCGCGTGGGCCTGCGGCAGGCCTTGGAGCGCTTCGCGCTCGCGCAGCGCACCTATGAACTGGGCGCGGGCAACCAGTTGGACGTGGTGCGCGTGGAGCAGGACGTGGCGGTGGCGCGCAGCGCCCTCGTCGCGGGAGACGAGCAGCTGCGGCGCAGCCGTGAGGCCCTGGGTCTGGCGGTGGGCTTCGGCAACGCCGTTGGCGTCAGCCGGGACTTCAACCTCCAGGGGCTGGTGAACGAGACGCAGCGGGCCTGCACGCCCTTGAAGGACATGAACGAGCGGACGGACCTCGTGGCCTCGCGCGCGCAGTTGGAGTCCGCGCGTGACAGCCGCCAACAAGCCACCGCCGGCTACCTGCCCACGCTGGGCCTGTCGAGCACCGCCGTGGGCCTCACCACGGACCCCGGCTTCGGCCGCGTGGCCATCTGGAGTGTGTCCGCGGTGCTCTCCGTCCCCATCTGGGAAGGCGGCCTGCGCGGCGGCTTGATTCGCGAGCGAGAGGGGCTCGAGCGCCAGGCGGCGGAGACGCTGGAGAGCACCCGCCGCAACGTGTCGATTCAGGTGGCCCAGGCCCGGCGCGCCGTGGAGGTGGCCGAGGCCCTGGTGGCGACGGCGGTGGCGTCCCGCGACCTCGCGGACCGGACCGACCGCCTCACCCGCCGTTCTTTTGAAGTGGGCCGCGGCAGCAGCCTCGAGCTGGTGCAAAGCGGAGCGGCCCTGCGCCAGGCGGAGCTGACCCTGGTGCTGCGTGAATTCGAGCTCGTCCAGGCGCGCCTGGACGCATTCCTGACGGAGGCGCGGTGCGACTGGTGA
- a CDS encoding MarR family winged helix-turn-helix transcriptional regulator — translation MTVPEQMASLRRAIRRLLTERLGEQTSRPFMQLLALKSIADGVRSQAAIAERMLVDAPSVSRLVARLEEDGLVKRSIAEDRRCARLELSPAGQTELNLLSDALRWTDGELLRYLTAREMAEFKRLMDKLLTGLIQARGPVPLEGGCGASDS, via the coding sequence ATGACTGTCCCGGAGCAAATGGCCTCGCTGCGGCGCGCCATCCGTCGCCTCCTCACCGAGCGGCTGGGCGAGCAGACCAGCAGACCTTTCATGCAGTTGTTGGCGCTGAAATCCATCGCCGACGGTGTGCGCAGCCAGGCCGCCATCGCGGAGCGGATGCTCGTGGACGCACCCTCGGTGAGCCGGCTCGTCGCGCGCCTGGAGGAGGACGGCCTGGTGAAGCGAAGCATCGCGGAAGATCGCCGGTGCGCGCGCCTGGAGCTGTCCCCGGCCGGGCAGACGGAGCTGAACCTGCTGAGCGACGCGCTCCGATGGACGGACGGGGAGCTGCTTCGCTACCTCACGGCGCGGGAGATGGCGGAGTTCAAGCGCCTCATGGACAAGCTCCTGACGGGCCTCATCCAGGCCCGGGGGCCGGTGCCGCTGGAAGGCGGCTGCGGCGCATCCGACTCCTGA
- a CDS encoding cell envelope biogenesis protein TolA, producing the protein MLVLVLALAVGLAISLYFNLFAGPKHAALPSSSTSSSAPRAELVTDTQARAKAEAELQRKQKELDEQRTQLQDVKEQLKQAKRKLYEQKESDKSAQELAKARAEVERSASTQLERTREELSHALVENQRLKAEMESKGRRPQPAPAAPIAAPATQVAAPAQEGEAVIAAVVPVVPTATETVPQERGQRRYRELNDADREKMERLEQAANKDRLRAVELEKELRRVKGRNETQQRVYAATKHDLDLSRDKYKALEKRLNRTLLERDLIRRAIKDLEKKTGMLADRTELTPEEVAASDQRTEETSRVRAEAEAQSTPKAEAPVDTEQQAPESAPADAESKPAQA; encoded by the coding sequence GTGCTGGTCCTGGTCCTCGCCCTTGCTGTCGGGCTCGCCATCTCGCTCTATTTCAATCTCTTCGCCGGCCCCAAGCACGCCGCGCTTCCGTCGTCGTCCACGTCGTCGTCGGCGCCCCGCGCCGAGCTGGTGACGGACACCCAGGCGCGTGCCAAGGCCGAGGCGGAGCTGCAGCGCAAGCAGAAGGAGCTGGACGAGCAGCGCACTCAACTTCAGGACGTGAAGGAGCAGCTGAAGCAGGCCAAGCGCAAGCTCTACGAGCAGAAGGAGTCCGACAAGAGCGCGCAGGAGCTGGCCAAGGCGCGCGCCGAGGTGGAGCGCAGCGCCTCCACGCAGCTCGAGCGGACCCGTGAGGAGCTGTCCCACGCGCTGGTGGAGAACCAGCGGCTGAAGGCGGAGATGGAGTCCAAGGGCCGCCGCCCGCAGCCCGCGCCGGCCGCCCCCATCGCCGCGCCCGCCACGCAGGTCGCCGCGCCCGCCCAGGAGGGCGAGGCCGTCATCGCCGCGGTGGTGCCGGTGGTGCCCACGGCGACGGAGACGGTGCCGCAGGAGCGTGGCCAGCGCCGCTACCGCGAGCTGAATGACGCCGACCGCGAGAAGATGGAGCGGCTGGAGCAGGCGGCGAACAAGGACCGCCTCCGCGCGGTGGAGCTGGAGAAGGAGCTGCGCCGGGTGAAGGGCCGCAACGAGACGCAGCAGCGCGTCTATGCCGCCACCAAGCACGACCTGGACCTGAGCCGCGACAAGTACAAGGCCCTGGAAAAGCGCCTCAACCGCACGCTCCTGGAGCGCGACCTGATTCGCCGGGCCATCAAGGACCTGGAAAAGAAGACGGGCATGCTCGCCGACCGCACGGAGCTGACGCCCGAGGAGGTCGCCGCCAGCGACCAGCGCACCGAGGAGACGTCCCGCGTGCGCGCCGAGGCCGAGGCCCAGTCCACCCCCAAGGCGGAGGCCCCGGTCGACACCGAGCAGCAGGCGCCCGAGAGCGCTCCGGCCGACGCGGAGTCCAAGCCCGCGCAGGCCTGA
- a CDS encoding zinc metalloprotease HtpX yields MALHSSQDTARAGADRPALHGGGGWHRLGNALKTTVLLAGLTALVLVIGDRLGGPQGLLFAGLFAVVMNFGSYWFSDRIALAIHGARPLPYEQAPWLHDMVARLASRAGMPKPKVYILPTAAPNAFATGRNPSHAAIAVTAGLMELLDRRELEGVLAHELGHVRNRDTLIGTVAATLAGIISYAAQMLFWFGGSMLSRGDNDERGGLGSAFANLGLLLVAPVAATLLQLAVSRSREYGADQTGAELAGDPDALANALLKLERGAEAIPYDRAPATAHLFIVNPLHRGGVMALFSTHPPIPERVRRLRELGARLGARTSGRGGWEYAY; encoded by the coding sequence ATGGCGCTCCATTCTTCCCAGGATACGGCCCGCGCCGGCGCGGACCGGCCAGCACTGCACGGAGGAGGCGGTTGGCACCGGCTGGGCAACGCGCTCAAGACGACCGTGTTGCTGGCCGGGCTCACGGCCCTGGTGCTCGTCATCGGCGACCGACTGGGCGGCCCGCAAGGCCTGCTCTTCGCCGGCCTCTTCGCGGTGGTGATGAACTTCGGCTCCTACTGGTTCAGCGACCGGATTGCCTTGGCCATCCACGGCGCCAGGCCGTTGCCCTACGAGCAGGCGCCCTGGCTGCACGACATGGTGGCGCGGCTGGCCTCCCGCGCGGGCATGCCAAAGCCCAAGGTCTACATCCTCCCCACGGCGGCGCCCAACGCGTTCGCCACGGGCCGCAACCCCAGCCACGCCGCCATCGCGGTGACGGCGGGCCTGATGGAGCTGCTCGACCGGCGCGAGCTGGAAGGCGTACTGGCCCATGAACTGGGGCACGTGCGCAACCGGGACACCCTCATCGGCACGGTGGCGGCGACCCTGGCCGGCATCATCAGCTACGCCGCGCAGATGCTCTTCTGGTTCGGCGGCTCCATGCTCAGCCGGGGCGACAACGACGAGCGCGGCGGATTGGGAAGCGCCTTCGCCAACCTGGGCCTGCTGCTGGTGGCCCCCGTCGCCGCCACGCTGCTCCAGCTCGCTGTCAGCCGCTCACGGGAGTACGGGGCGGACCAGACGGGCGCCGAGCTGGCGGGCGACCCGGACGCGCTCGCCAATGCCCTGCTGAAGCTGGAACGCGGAGCGGAGGCCATTCCCTACGACAGGGCTCCCGCCACCGCCCACCTCTTCATCGTCAACCCGCTCCACCGCGGCGGAGTCATGGCCCTGTTCTCCACCCACCCGCCCATCCCCGAGCGGGTCCGCCGGCTCCGGGAGCTGGGTGCCCGCCTGGGAGCCCGCACCAGTGGGCGCGGCGGCTGGGAGTACGCGTACTGA
- a CDS encoding HTTM domain-containing protein, with amino-acid sequence MTEVASGERPASERIWKVLLAPRDIAALVAFRVALGLLIFVSAVRFLAYGWVDVLFTGPRFHFTYWGFGWVPALPAPWMHTVFAALAVLGLCMAAGLFYRVTVGLLFVAFTYVQLVDVSNYLNHYYLVSLLLGLMLVVPAHRAFSVDAWRKPALRSDWLPSWCTLLLRFQVGVVYVFAGLAKLTGDWLLHAQPLSIWLSARTSLPLVGPMLDEPWVAYVAAWSGFLFDTTIVAFLLTRKLRPFAYVVVLGFHAATSALFPIGMFPVIMVTGALVFFEASWPRRLYHGLRARLARTSVATSAASETPATPALSAPGWKGQVALGLALTYAVVQVAIPLRTHLYGGNVLWHEQGMRFSWRVMAREKNGSVTFIVRDPASDREWHVAPSQYLTRLQEREMSVQPDLILQLARHIARDFEAQGKGRVQVHVDAQVSLNGRPAELLVDPDVDLAREVDGLAPKRWIRPAPESPPIRLRSPLRGATAERP; translated from the coding sequence ATGACTGAGGTGGCGTCCGGCGAGCGCCCCGCGTCCGAGCGCATCTGGAAGGTGCTGCTGGCGCCGCGAGACATCGCGGCGCTGGTGGCGTTCCGCGTGGCGCTGGGGCTGCTCATCTTCGTCTCAGCGGTCCGGTTCCTCGCCTACGGCTGGGTGGACGTGCTGTTCACCGGCCCCCGCTTCCACTTCACCTACTGGGGCTTCGGCTGGGTGCCCGCGCTGCCGGCGCCGTGGATGCACACGGTCTTCGCGGCGCTCGCGGTGCTCGGGCTCTGCATGGCGGCGGGCCTCTTCTACCGCGTGACAGTGGGCCTGCTGTTCGTCGCCTTCACCTACGTCCAGCTCGTGGACGTCAGCAACTACCTCAATCACTACTACCTGGTGAGCCTGCTCCTCGGGCTGATGCTCGTCGTGCCGGCGCACCGGGCCTTCTCGGTGGATGCCTGGCGCAAGCCCGCGCTGCGCAGCGACTGGCTGCCCTCGTGGTGCACGCTGCTGCTGCGCTTCCAGGTGGGCGTGGTGTACGTCTTCGCGGGGCTGGCGAAGCTGACCGGTGACTGGCTGCTCCATGCCCAGCCGCTCAGCATCTGGCTGTCGGCTCGGACGAGCCTGCCCCTCGTCGGTCCCATGCTCGACGAGCCCTGGGTCGCCTACGTCGCGGCCTGGTCGGGATTCCTCTTCGACACCACCATCGTCGCCTTCCTCCTCACCCGGAAGCTGCGGCCCTTCGCCTATGTGGTGGTGCTCGGGTTCCACGCGGCCACCTCCGCGCTGTTTCCCATTGGCATGTTCCCCGTCATCATGGTCACCGGGGCCCTGGTCTTCTTCGAAGCCTCCTGGCCGCGGCGGCTGTACCACGGGCTGCGTGCCCGCCTCGCGCGGACGTCCGTCGCGACTTCGGCCGCCTCGGAAACGCCCGCGACGCCCGCCCTGAGCGCTCCCGGCTGGAAGGGACAGGTGGCGCTCGGACTGGCCCTGACCTACGCCGTCGTGCAGGTCGCCATTCCGCTGCGCACCCACCTCTACGGCGGCAACGTCCTGTGGCACGAGCAGGGCATGCGCTTCTCCTGGCGCGTGATGGCGCGCGAGAAGAACGGCAGCGTGACCTTCATCGTCCGCGACCCGGCGTCGGACCGGGAGTGGCACGTCGCGCCCAGCCAGTACCTCACCCGCCTCCAGGAGCGGGAGATGTCGGTGCAGCCGGACCTCATCCTCCAGTTGGCGCGGCACATCGCCCGGGACTTCGAGGCGCAGGGCAAGGGCCGCGTCCAGGTCCACGTCGACGCCCAGGTGTCGCTCAATGGCCGCCCCGCGGAGCTGCTGGTGGACCCGGACGTGGACCTCGCTCGGGAGGTGGACGGCCTCGCGCCCAAGCGGTGGATCCGCCCGGCGCCGGAGTCGCCGCCCATCCGCTTGCGCTCTCCGCTGCGCGGCGCGACGGCTGAGCGCCCGTAG
- a CDS encoding imelysin family protein, translating into MNTESSRPLSVLRARAIALAVPALLSLSACKSDKVTPQDAGTDNPNDAVAATRAALLESSGACVLQTAREFQTAATALEGAVAAHAATPDATTRDAAREAYHQAMDAWQVAEVMQFGPAAPRSLPGGAEIRDNIYSWPLVSRCALEEQIVNRSYESESFDSSLVSRRGLYALEYLLFFEGNDTACPGTSVIVSQGTWAALSTDERAARKRAYAAVVAADVRRRADALVNAWAPDQENFGRTLTTAGSGNAVYPSTQAALNSVSDAIFYFEREVKDLKVARPLALRDCATSTCPEHLESQFAARSKANIRANLVGYRRITEGCGENFSGTGFDDLLEASGADALAAKLRERNAAAAAGIDAVPGEDLATVLAQDKAAMRTMYDAIKSVTDVLKTELVTVLDLELPQSVEGDND; encoded by the coding sequence ATGAACACCGAGTCATCGCGCCCCCTCTCCGTCCTGCGTGCGCGCGCCATCGCGCTCGCGGTGCCCGCCCTCCTCTCCCTGTCCGCGTGCAAGTCGGACAAGGTGACCCCGCAGGACGCAGGGACGGACAATCCGAACGACGCGGTGGCGGCGACGCGCGCCGCGCTGCTGGAGTCGTCCGGGGCCTGTGTGCTGCAGACGGCACGTGAGTTCCAGACCGCGGCCACCGCGCTGGAGGGCGCCGTCGCGGCCCACGCGGCCACGCCGGATGCCACCACGCGAGACGCCGCGCGCGAGGCCTACCACCAGGCCATGGACGCGTGGCAGGTGGCGGAGGTGATGCAGTTCGGTCCCGCCGCGCCCCGCAGCCTCCCGGGCGGCGCGGAGATTCGCGACAACATCTACTCGTGGCCCCTGGTCAGCCGGTGCGCCCTCGAGGAGCAGATCGTCAACCGCAGCTACGAGTCGGAGAGCTTCGACAGCTCACTGGTGAGCCGCCGCGGCCTGTACGCGCTGGAGTACCTGCTCTTCTTCGAGGGCAACGACACCGCCTGCCCCGGCACCTCCGTCATCGTGTCCCAGGGCACGTGGGCGGCGCTGTCCACGGACGAGCGGGCCGCGCGCAAGCGGGCGTACGCCGCCGTGGTGGCCGCCGACGTCCGCCGCCGCGCGGACGCGCTGGTGAACGCGTGGGCCCCGGACCAGGAGAATTTCGGCCGGACGTTGACGACGGCGGGCTCCGGCAATGCCGTGTACCCCTCCACGCAGGCGGCGCTGAACTCCGTGAGCGACGCCATCTTCTACTTCGAGCGCGAGGTGAAGGACCTCAAGGTGGCACGGCCGCTGGCGCTGCGTGACTGCGCCACGTCGACGTGCCCCGAACACCTGGAGTCACAGTTCGCCGCGCGCTCGAAGGCGAACATCCGGGCCAACCTGGTGGGCTACCGGCGCATCACGGAAGGCTGCGGCGAGAACTTCTCCGGCACGGGCTTCGACGACCTGCTCGAGGCCTCGGGCGCCGACGCGCTGGCGGCGAAGCTGCGCGAGCGCAACGCGGCGGCGGCGGCGGGCATCGACGCTGTTCCGGGTGAAGACCTGGCGACGGTCCTGGCTCAGGACAAGGCCGCGATGCGTACGATGTACGACGCCATCAAGAGCGTGACGGACGTGCTCAAGACGGAGCTCGTCACCGTGCTGGACCTGGAGCTGCCCCAGTCCGTCGAGGGGGACAATGACTGA